One genomic window of Daphnia pulex isolate KAP4 chromosome 10, ASM2113471v1 includes the following:
- the LOC124203852 gene encoding disintegrin and metalloproteinase domain-containing protein 12-like: MAFRPICVFVATCAIVFAIDPLQAESSQSPTHRTESPGAATDFKSFDAVDFLTVRPVVRESRTLRRIRSIGRINHEDHAEQLVVSLDASSPIVLDLQLNRDLITDNFYVRHHVNGTEEFWRPEISPDNLSLPMCHYRGIVRNATNSWATLSTCSGLSGAVFDGLALYYIEPLNHSIDGDHSWKKHPPGLNSVTPRCDEDHHQAQMHSTNHSVKVKRQITKSGVQEAFSGVQVLELVLVVDYTIYLRNGRNMHKVLKRVFDIVNVIKEIYSTLPVSVMLVGVIVWSEGDRIHIGKNASQTLYDFKHYCDHNLHAESHDTAQLMTGVEADHFNGPVGRAYVGTLCNFHESCGIAVDSANSPAAMTASIMSHEMGHNFGMNHDNYSRCHCPMGDCVMAAAIGQPTKHWSSCSRELIQDLSRDKKYNCLRNRPSRCGNMVVDPEEECDCGLPNFCRNQCCDPHTCQFSRRSLKVQCAHGGCCDLMTCQLEMPGVECRSAENQCDIAEYCFGNSSTCPSDLHKFDGIKCDTRKVCIDKVCSRDSLRKINGPLQCPSNCTNGGFCNNLGKCHCPDGFNPPFCQHYGMGGSEDGGPSVDPKVRRLFQIELYIIFLAIIPIIIFLLCICFTFLHDDQKKSLGNFFRNGVNSGFAGRLLHPVPLIQSTSVDKSDDQPKRDFSNWVKNRVGLTLPRISIPPVANGPSVSILSPSSGCSTATITLSALNTPSDEPQQSTPTFPHRLPQSSSTTTGDKKEQLLLTPPIPRVVRPARPPPPLVKNKPAHPGFANSALALEGDVVNNVKKPARNNQFPLPPPSSAKPALIL, from the exons ATGGCATTTCGGCCGATTTGTGTGTTCGTCGCCACTTGTGCAATTGTCTTCGCTATCGACCCCCTACAAGCGGAATCCAGCCAGTCGCCCACGCATCGCACAGAGTCTCCCG GCGCTGCGACTGATTTCAAGTCATTCGACGCCGTTGATTTCCTCACGGTGCGGCCAGTCGTCCGTGAATCGCGAACGCTGCGACGGATTCGATCGATCGGTCGTATTAATCACGAGGACCACGCTGAGCAACTCGTCGTGTCTCTCGACGCATCGTCTCCCATCGTCTTAGATCTCCAGTTGAACAG GGATCTAATCACCGACAACTTTTACGTTCGCCATCACGTCAATGGAACCGAAGAGTTTTGGCGGCCTGAAATCTCTCCAGACAATCTGTCATTACCCATGTGCCATTACCGAGGGATCGTCAGGAATGCCACTAATTCTTGGGCGACTCTATCCACCTGCTCGGGACTCAG TGGGGCTGTTTTTGACGGCCTGGCGCTGTACTACATCGAGCCGCTGAATCATTCGATCGATGGCGACCATTCGTGGAAGAAACACCCGCCAGGATTGAATTCCGTGACTCCAAGATGCG ATGAGGACCATCACCAAGCGCAAATGCATTCGACGAATCACAGTGTTAAG GTGAAAAGGCAAATTACAAAATCGGGAGTGCAAGAGGCTTTTAGCGGAGTGCAAGTTCTCGAATTGGTGCTGGTCGTCGATTACACCATCTACCTGAGAAACGGACGCAATATGCACAAGGTTTTGAAACGTGTTTTCGACATAGTCAACGTCATCAAAGAG ATTTATTCGACGTTGCCAGTGTCGGTCATGTTGGTCGGCGTGATCGTTTGGTCGGAAGGTGACAGGATTCACATCGGCAAAAATGCCAGTCAAACCTTGTACGATTTCAAACATTACTGCGACCATAATCTCCATGCGGAATCCCACGACACCGCCCAACTGATGAC AGGCGTCGAAGCTGATCACTTCAATGGTCCCGTCGGCAGGGCTTACGTCGGCACCTTGTGCAACTTTCACGAATCCTGCGGGATCGCGGTCGACAGCGCCAACTCTCCGGCCGCCATGACGGCCTCCATCATGTCTCACGAAATGGGCCATAATTTCGGCATGAATCACGACAACTACTCTCGCTGTCACTGTCCTATGGGCGACTGCGTCATGGCCGCCGCCATCGG ACAACCGACGAAGCACTGGAGCTCTTGCAGCCGCGAGCTCATCCAGGACTTGTCAcgggataaaaaatataattgccTCCGCAATCGGCCAAGCAG GTGTGGCAATATGGTGGTTGATCCGGAAGAGGAGTGTGACTGCGGCTTGCCCAATTTTTGCCGGAATCAATGCTGCGATCCGCACACTTGTCAATTTAGTCGGCGCAGTCTCAAGGTTCAATGTGCTCATGGCGGCTGCTGCGACTTGATG actTGCCAATTGGAAATGCCGGGAGTCGAGTGTCGATCGGCGGAAAATCAATGCGACATTGCGGAATACTGTTTCGGCAACAGTTCGACTTGTCCTTCCGATTTGCATAAATTTGACGGCATCAAATGCGATACCCgcaaa GTGTGTATCGACAAAGTATGTTCCAGGGATTCATTGAGAAAAATCAACGGACCCCTCCAATGTCCGTCCAACTGCACCAACGGAGGATTCTGCAATAATTTAGGGAAATGCCATTGCCCGGATGGATTCAACCCTCCGTTTTGCCAACATTATGGAATGGGCGGTAGCGAAGATGGTGGACCTTCTGTGGATCCTAAAG TCCGTCGATTATTTCAAATCGAACTCTACATCATCTTTTTGGCCATCATCCCCATCATTATCTTTTTGCTCTGCATTTGTTTCACTTTCCTGCACGACGATCAGAAGAAATCCCTTGGAAACTTTTTCCGCAACGGAGTCAACAGCGGATTCGCCGGCCGGCTGTTGCATCCGGTGCCATTAATTCAATCGACCAGCGTCGACAAATCGGATGACCAGCCCAAGCGGGATTTCAGCAACTGGGTCAAAAATCGAGTGGGTTTGACGTTGCCCAGGATCAGTATCCCACCGGTGGCCAACGGTCCATCCGTCTCCATCCTGTCGCCATCCAGCGGCTGCTCGACGGCCACCATCACTCTCAGCGCCCTCAACACACCGTCGGATGAACCGCAACAGTCTACTCCGACTTTCCCGCATCGCTTACCTCAATCTTCTTCCACGACGACCGGAGACAAAAAGGAGCAGTTGCTGTTGACTCCGCCGATTCCGAGAGTCGTCCGTCCGGCTCGTCCCCCGCCTCCGCTGGTCAAAAACAAGCCAGCCCATCCGGGCTTTGCAAACAGTGCGCTGGCATTAGAAGGCGACGTcgttaacaatgtcaagaaGCCAGCGAGAAATAATCAGTTTCCTCTGCCTCCGCCGAGTTCCGCCAAACCGGCGTTGATTCTTTGA
- the LOC124203866 gene encoding elongation of very long chain fatty acids protein AAEL008004-like, producing MGSIVQSFIGECSRVWDLRDRRTDGWFLAESPLTPVLFCVIYLLFVKIWGPKLMANRSPFQLKGLLIVYNSFQIVFNGWMFYRICRLTWFNGYSFVCQPVDYSASEDGLQEVLMGYCFYVSKLIDFLDTVFFILRKKNNQITFLHVFHHFVMVLACFAGFRFMTGGQSAFTPTFNTFVHCVMYFYYLMAAMGPRYQKYLWWKRHLTALQMIQFLCVGLHGMMPFFADCGFPKIYCWYCVFQSIMFFQLFNNFHSKTYRLQDINANNNKMN from the exons ATGGGCTCCATTGTTCAATCCTTTATTGGCGAATGCAGCCGAGTCTGGGACTTGAGAG acaggcggacggacggatggTTCCTAGCCGAGTCTCCGCTCACGCCCGTGCTCTTTTGCGTCATCTACCTGCTCTTCGTGAAAATCTGGGGCCCGAAATTGATGGCCAATCGTTCGCCGTTCCAGTTAAAGGGCCTCCTGATCGTCTACAACTCGTTTCAAATCGTTTTCAACGGCTGGATGTTCTACCGCATTTGCCGTCTGACGTGGTTCAACGGCTACAGTTTCGTCTGCCAGCCGGTGGACTACTCGGCCAGCGAGGACGGCCTCCAGGAAGTCCTGATGGGCTACTGCTTCTACGTGTCGAAGCTCATCGATTTCCTCGACACCGTCTTCTTCATCCTGCGCAAGAAGAACAATCAAATCACTTTCCTCCACGTTTTCCATCATTTCGTCATGGTGCTGGCCTGCTTCGCCGGATTCCGCTTCATGACGGGCGGCCAGAGTGCTTTCACGCCGACTTTCAACACTTTTGTGCATTGCGTCATGTATTTCTACTATCTGATGGCCGCCATGGGCCCACGCTACCAGAAATATCTCTGGTGGAAGAGGCATCTGACCGCTTTGCAGATGATTCAATTCCTCTGCGTCGGACTGCACGGCATGATGCCCTTCTTCGCCGACTGCGGCTTCCCCAAAATCTACTGCTGGTACTGCGTCTTCCAGTCCATCATGTTCTTCCAGCTCTTCAACAATTTCCACTCGAAAACCTACCGGCTGCAAGATATtaacgccaacaacaacaaaatgaactaa
- the LOC124203859 gene encoding acyl-CoA Delta-9 desaturase-like — protein sequence MKSSPKSPVTAAQTANISNGKSENYSELTESTHPYVMEIIWRNVLVFIGLHVGALYGLLLFLTAAKVATLVWAYYLFIVGGFGIAAGAHKLWSHRSFKAILPFRILIAVAQTIALQDDIYQWSRDHRVHHKFSDTDADPYNSRRGFFFSHVGWLLCKKHPEVIRRGKTVDATDLLQDPVVVYQRKYYVPLALVCFALPAIVPWYFWGESFKTAFFVASVFRYVFTLHATWLTNSAAHIWGYHPYDKQMKPSDSRLAASFSLGEWHNYHHVFPGDYRVAELGSWRMSATVVVIDLFAWMGLIYDLKTVSPKIVRSRVLRTGDGTHPYALMENCPLTYSGDSQHQHNVDSEIFKSGPSE from the exons ATGAAGTCATCGCCAAAGTCTCCCGTGACAGCCGCTCAAACCGCAAACATCTCCAATGGCAAGTCGGAAAATTATTCGGAATTAACGGAATCAACTCATCCCTACGTCATGGAAATCATTTGGCGAAATGTCCTTGTCTTTATTGGTCTCCACGTGGGCGCACTCTACGGATTGCTGCTCTTCCTGACGGCCGCCAAAGTGGCCACTCTAGTCTGGG CGTACTATTTGTTTATTGTGGGGGGATTCGGCATAGCCGCCGGTGCCCACAAACTCTGGTCTCACCGCTCCTTTAAGGCCATCCTTCCGTTCCGTATTTTGATCGCTGTGGCGCAAACGATCGCTCTCCAG gatGACATCTACCAGTGGAGTAGGGATCACCGGGTCCATCACAAATTTAGCGACACGGACGCCGATCCTTACAATTCCCGGCGcggattctttttctctcacgTCGGCTGGCTCTTGTGCAAGAAACATCCCGAAGTGATTAGACGAGGCAAGACGGTGGACGCCACCGATCTATTACAAGACCCCGTCGTAGTCTACCAACGAAA ATATTACGTTCCGTTGGCATTGGTGTGTTTTGCGTTGCCGGCCATTGTGCCTTGGTACTTTTGGGGCGAGTCGTTCAAAACAGCTTTTTTCGTCGCTTCCGTCTTTCGTTACGTATTCACACTCCACGCCACCTGGCTCACCAACAGCGCCGCCCACATTTGGGGCTATCATCCCTACGACAA ACAGATGAAACCGTCCGACAGCCGACTGGCTGCCAGTTTCAGTCTGGGCGAATGGCACAACTACCATCACGTTTTCCCCGGAGATTATAGAGTGGCTGAATTGGGGAGTTGGAGAATGAGTGCCACGGTCGTTGTCATCGATTTATTCGCCTGGATGGGTTTAATTTACGACCTGAAGACGGTCTCGCCAAAGATTGTCCGCAGCCGCGTTCTCCGGACGGGAGACGGCACTCATCCCTATGCCTTAATGGAGAATTGTCCGCTGACTTATTCCGGCGATAGCCAACACCAACACAATGTCGATagcgaaatttttaaaagcggGCCTTCCGAATAA
- the LOC124203865 gene encoding acyl-CoA Delta-9 desaturase-like isoform X2 translates to MANSIRENGSLSRSVSGREMISMPHTLEIIWRNVMVYIYLHLTALYGFYLCFTSATLTATLIWALFLHVFGGFGIAGGVHKLWSHRSYNASLPLRILIAVAQTIAHQDDIYKWSREHRVHHKFSDTDADPYNSRRGFFFCHIGWLMCEKHPEFYRMQKTIDVSDLLQDPVVVFQRKYYYPLAVILCFVMPAVVPWYFWEESLPTAFFVASMFRYVFTLHATWLTNSAGHSWGKRPYDKQINLSDSLLAASFSLGEWHNYHHVFPWDYKVAELGSSRTSFHVVVIDFFAWLDLVYDRKTVRQRIVRSRVLRTGDGSHPYALKDCPFNSGDIKDHSVDDDEI, encoded by the exons atGGCGAACTCGATAAGAGAGAATGGTTCGTTGTCAAGGTCTGTTTCCGGAcgtgaaatgatttcaatgcCACATACCCTGGAAATTATTTGGCGAAATGTCATGGTGTACATTTATCTCCACTTAACTGCGCTCTACGGATTCTATCTCTGCTTCACGTCCGCCACGCTGACAGCCACTTTGATTTGGG CTTTGTTTTTACATGTATTTGGAGGATTTGGAATAGCTGGTGGAGTGCATAAACTGTGGAGCCATCGTTCGTACAATGCCAGTTTACCTCTTCGCATTTTGATTGCCGTTGCGCAAACGATCGCCCATCAG gacgACATTTACAAATGGAGCAGGGAACATCGGGTGCACCACAAGTTTAGTGATACGGACGCCGATCCTTACAACTCCAGACGGGGATTCTTTTTCTGTCACATCGGCTGGCTCATGTGCGAAAAACATCCGGAATTCTATCGAATGCAAAAGACCATCGATGTTAGCGATCTTTTACAAGATCCCGTCGTAGTCTTTCAGCGGAA GTACTACTATCCATTGGCCGTGATACTTTGCTTTGTGATGCCGGCAGTAGTGCCCTGGTACTTTTGGGAAGAGTCTTTACCTACAGCTTTTTTCGTCGCTTCCATGTTTCGTTACGTGTTCACGCTCCATGCCACCTGGCTCACCAACAGCGCAGGCCACAGTTGGGGGAAACGACCATATGACAA ACAAATCAATCTATCTGACAGTTTACTGGCTGCCAGTTTCAGTCTTGGCGAATGGCACAACTACCACCACGTTTTCCCTTGGGACTACAAAGTAGCTGAGTTAGGAAGTTCGAGGACGAGTTTCCACGTCGTTGTGATCGATTTCTTCGCCTGGCTCGATCTCGTTTACGACCGCAAAACCGTCCGGCAAAGAATTGTCCGCAGCCGTGTCCTCCGGACGGGCGACGGCTCTCATCCCTATGCCTTAAAGGATTGTCCGTTTAATTCCGGCGATATCAAAGACCACAGTGTTGACGATGATGAAATTTGA
- the LOC124203865 gene encoding acyl-CoA Delta-9 desaturase-like isoform X1: protein MISMPHTLEIIWRNVMVYIYLHLTALYGFYLCFTSATLTATLIWALFLHVFGGFGIAGGVHKLWSHRSYNASLPLRILIAVAQTIAHQDDIYKWSREHRVHHKFSDTDADPYNSRRGFFFCHIGWLMCEKHPEFYRMQKTIDVSDLLQDPVVVFQRKYYYPLAVILCFVMPAVVPWYFWEESLPTAFFVASMFRYVFTLHATWLTNSAGHSWGKRPYDKQINLSDSLLAASFSLGEWHNYHHVFPWDYKVAELGSSRTSFHVVVIDFFAWLDLVYDRKTVRQRIVRSRVLRTGDGSHPYALKDCPFNSGDIKDHSVDDDEI from the exons atgatttcaatgcCACATACCCTGGAAATTATTTGGCGAAATGTCATGGTGTACATTTATCTCCACTTAACTGCGCTCTACGGATTCTATCTCTGCTTCACGTCCGCCACGCTGACAGCCACTTTGATTTGGG CTTTGTTTTTACATGTATTTGGAGGATTTGGAATAGCTGGTGGAGTGCATAAACTGTGGAGCCATCGTTCGTACAATGCCAGTTTACCTCTTCGCATTTTGATTGCCGTTGCGCAAACGATCGCCCATCAG gacgACATTTACAAATGGAGCAGGGAACATCGGGTGCACCACAAGTTTAGTGATACGGACGCCGATCCTTACAACTCCAGACGGGGATTCTTTTTCTGTCACATCGGCTGGCTCATGTGCGAAAAACATCCGGAATTCTATCGAATGCAAAAGACCATCGATGTTAGCGATCTTTTACAAGATCCCGTCGTAGTCTTTCAGCGGAA GTACTACTATCCATTGGCCGTGATACTTTGCTTTGTGATGCCGGCAGTAGTGCCCTGGTACTTTTGGGAAGAGTCTTTACCTACAGCTTTTTTCGTCGCTTCCATGTTTCGTTACGTGTTCACGCTCCATGCCACCTGGCTCACCAACAGCGCAGGCCACAGTTGGGGGAAACGACCATATGACAA ACAAATCAATCTATCTGACAGTTTACTGGCTGCCAGTTTCAGTCTTGGCGAATGGCACAACTACCACCACGTTTTCCCTTGGGACTACAAAGTAGCTGAGTTAGGAAGTTCGAGGACGAGTTTCCACGTCGTTGTGATCGATTTCTTCGCCTGGCTCGATCTCGTTTACGACCGCAAAACCGTCCGGCAAAGAATTGTCCGCAGCCGTGTCCTCCGGACGGGCGACGGCTCTCATCCCTATGCCTTAAAGGATTGTCCGTTTAATTCCGGCGATATCAAAGACCACAGTGTTGACGATGATGAAATTTGA
- the LOC124203861 gene encoding acyl-CoA Delta-9 desaturase-like isoform X2: MENSKSKSALQPTSVSGDEVTSMPYTMEIVWSKVVFYIYLHLTALYGFYLCFTSAALTATLIWAGGAHKLWCHRAFKANLPLRVLIAVAQTVAHQGDIYTWSWEHRVHHKFSDTDADPYNSRRGFFFSHIGWMMCQKHPEFTRMEKTIDVGDLLQDPVVVFQRKYYTSLAWMLCYAMPAAVPWYFWGESLTTAFFVASMFRYVFTLHATWLTNSAGHSWGKRPYDKQINPSDSLLAASFSLGEWHNYHHAFPGDYRVAELGSSRTSFHVVVIDFFAWLGLVYDRKTVRGKVVRGRVLRTGDGTHSFALKDCPFNSGDIKDHSVVDDEI; this comes from the exons aTGGAAAACTCGAAAAGCAAAAGTGCTTTGCAACCAACTTCCGTTTCCGGAGATGAAGTGACTTCAATGCCTTACACTATGGAAATTGTTTGGTCAAAGGTtgtcttttatatttatctcCACTTAACTGCGCTCTACGGATTCTATCTCTGCTTCACGTCCGCCGCACTGACAGCAACTTTGATTTGGG CGGGTGGAGCGCACAAACTGTGGTGTCATCGCGCTTTCAAAGCCAACTTACCTCTTCGTGTTTTGATTGCAGTTGCGCAAACGGTTGCCCATCAG ggtGACATTTACACGTGGAGCTGGGAACATCGGGTGCACCACAAGTTTAGTGACACGGACGCCGATCCTTACAACTCCAGacggggattttttttctctcatattGGCTGGATGATGTGCCAAAAGCATCCGGAATTTACTCGAATGGAAAAAACCATCGATGTTGGCGATCTTTTACAAGATCCTGTCGTAGTGTTTCAACGAAA ATACTACACTTCATTGGCCTGGATGCTTTGCTATGCTATGCCAGCCGCCGTACCTTGGTATTTTTGGGGAGAATCTCTAACAACAGCATTTTTCGTCGCTTCCATGTTTCGTTACGTGTTCACGCTCCACGCCACCTGGCTCACCAACAGCGCAGGCCACAGTTGGGGAAAACGACCATATGACAA ACAAATCAATCCATCTGACAGTTTACTGGCTGCCAGTTTCAGTCTTGGCGAATGGCACAACTACCATCACGCTTTCCCCGGAGACTACCGAGTTGCTGAATTGGGGAGTTCCAGGACGAGTTTCCACGTCGTTGTGATCGATTTCTTCGCCTGGCTCGGTCTCGTTTACGACCGCAAAACCGTCCGCGGAAAAGTTGTCCGCGGCCGGGTTCTCCGGACGGGAGACGGCACTCATTCCTTTGCCTTAAAGGATTGTCCGTTTAATTCCGGCGATATCAAAGACCACAgtgttgttgatgatgaaattTGA
- the LOC124203861 gene encoding acyl-CoA Delta-9 desaturase-like isoform X1 encodes MENSKSKSALQPTSVSGDEVTSMPYTMEIVWSKVVFYIYLHLTALYGFYLCFTSAALTATLIWASLLYLFGGFGIAGGAHKLWCHRAFKANLPLRVLIAVAQTVAHQGDIYTWSWEHRVHHKFSDTDADPYNSRRGFFFSHIGWMMCQKHPEFTRMEKTIDVGDLLQDPVVVFQRKYYTSLAWMLCYAMPAAVPWYFWGESLTTAFFVASMFRYVFTLHATWLTNSAGHSWGKRPYDKQINPSDSLLAASFSLGEWHNYHHAFPGDYRVAELGSSRTSFHVVVIDFFAWLGLVYDRKTVRGKVVRGRVLRTGDGTHSFALKDCPFNSGDIKDHSVVDDEI; translated from the exons aTGGAAAACTCGAAAAGCAAAAGTGCTTTGCAACCAACTTCCGTTTCCGGAGATGAAGTGACTTCAATGCCTTACACTATGGAAATTGTTTGGTCAAAGGTtgtcttttatatttatctcCACTTAACTGCGCTCTACGGATTCTATCTCTGCTTCACGTCCGCCGCACTGACAGCAACTTTGATTTGGG CTTCACTTTTGTATCTGTTTGGCGGATTTGGAATAGCGGGTGGAGCGCACAAACTGTGGTGTCATCGCGCTTTCAAAGCCAACTTACCTCTTCGTGTTTTGATTGCAGTTGCGCAAACGGTTGCCCATCAG ggtGACATTTACACGTGGAGCTGGGAACATCGGGTGCACCACAAGTTTAGTGACACGGACGCCGATCCTTACAACTCCAGacggggattttttttctctcatattGGCTGGATGATGTGCCAAAAGCATCCGGAATTTACTCGAATGGAAAAAACCATCGATGTTGGCGATCTTTTACAAGATCCTGTCGTAGTGTTTCAACGAAA ATACTACACTTCATTGGCCTGGATGCTTTGCTATGCTATGCCAGCCGCCGTACCTTGGTATTTTTGGGGAGAATCTCTAACAACAGCATTTTTCGTCGCTTCCATGTTTCGTTACGTGTTCACGCTCCACGCCACCTGGCTCACCAACAGCGCAGGCCACAGTTGGGGAAAACGACCATATGACAA ACAAATCAATCCATCTGACAGTTTACTGGCTGCCAGTTTCAGTCTTGGCGAATGGCACAACTACCATCACGCTTTCCCCGGAGACTACCGAGTTGCTGAATTGGGGAGTTCCAGGACGAGTTTCCACGTCGTTGTGATCGATTTCTTCGCCTGGCTCGGTCTCGTTTACGACCGCAAAACCGTCCGCGGAAAAGTTGTCCGCGGCCGGGTTCTCCGGACGGGAGACGGCACTCATTCCTTTGCCTTAAAGGATTGTCCGTTTAATTCCGGCGATATCAAAGACCACAgtgttgttgatgatgaaattTGA
- the LOC124203874 gene encoding glutathione S-transferase 1-like, protein MPQYKLHYFNLHGMGELPRMIFHYAGVPFEDVRFEPSEWPQLKANMPFGQVPVLELDGKLLSQSYAIARYIARQHGLAGQGDWEQAQVDMYADCIKDFMINGRPVHDEQDPEKQKVLMTKFASEKLIPHMAVLEAQLAKNGGVLVGKGVTWADIACYAFFNHATVKHPDILKDSPNMAALVSQIGSNDNIKKYLETRPAYH, encoded by the exons atGCCGCAATACAAACtgcattattttaatttgcaCGGAATGGGCGAGCTGCCCCGGATGATTTTCCATTACGCCGGAGTGCCGTTCGAAGATGTCCGTTTCGAGCCCAGCGAATGGCCACAGCTGAAAGCGA aTATGCCGTTCGGCCAGGTACCCGTTTTGGAGTTGGACGGTAAACTTCTGTCCCAATCTTACGCAATCGCGCGATACATTGCCCGGCAACACGGTTTGGCCGGCCAGGGTGACTGGGAACAAGCTCAAGTCGACATGTACGCCGACTGCATCAAAGATTTCATGATTA ACGGTCGACCGGTGCACGACGAACAAGATCCCGAGAAGCAGAAGGTCCTGATGACTAAATTCGCTTCGGAAAAGTTGATTCCGCACATGGCCGTCCTGGAAGCTCAGCTGGCCAAGAACGGTGGAGTGCTGGTCGGCAAGGGCGTCACCTGGGCTGACATAGCCTGCTACGCCTTCTTCAATCACGCTACTGTCAAGCATCCAGACATATTGAAAGATAGTCCCAACATGGCGGCTCTAGTCAGCCAAATCGGTAGTAACGACAACATTAAAAAGTATCTCGAAACCCGTCCGGCTTATCATTGA
- the LOC124203872 gene encoding glutathione S-transferase 1-like, with the protein MPAYKLHYFNLRGRAELARLILNQAGVEFEDVRFERAEWPALKASMPFAQVPVLEVDGQMLAQSNTISRYLARQHGLAGKDEWEQAQADMYADNINDLMTGMRPAFLEKDADKQKELYQKFMTDNVAPHVAIVEKHLETNGSGHLVGKELTWADLAYYGYFAFLVEKFGEDFLKDAPLLKALIAMVEALPNIKKWVESRPKTEI; encoded by the exons ATGCCGGCTTACAAACTTCATTACTTCAACCTCCGTGGTCGTGCTGAGCTGGCCCGTCTCATTCTCAATCAGGCAGGTGTTGAGTTCGAGGATGTCCGTTTCGAGCGGGCTGAATGGCCAGCACTGAAAGCTA GTATGCCTTTTGCCCAAGTTCCCGTCTTGGAGGTTGATGGACAAATGCTAGCACAGTCAAACACCATTTCTCGATACCTTGCCAGGCAACATGGTCTTGCTGGCAAAGATGAGTGGGAACAGGCACAGGCTGACATGTATGCTGACAACATCAACGACTTGATGACTG GTATGAGACCAGCATTCTTGGAGAAGGATGCAGACAAGCAGAAGGAGCTCTACCAGAAATTCATGACTGACAATGTTGCCCCCCATGTTGCTATTGTTGAGAAGCACTTGGAGACAAACGGTAGTGGACATCTGGTTGGAAAAGAG TTGACCTGGGCTGATTTGGCTTACTACGGTTACTTCGCCTTCCTTGTCGAGAAATTCGGCGAGGACTTCTTGAAGGATGCGCCACTCTTGAAAGCTTTGATCGCTATGGTCGAAGCTCTGCCCAACATTAAGAAATGGGTTGAATCTCGTCCTAAAAccgaaatttaa